From one Enterobacter kobei genomic stretch:
- the ypfM gene encoding protein YpfM has translation MIEHELGNWKDFIEGMLRK, from the coding sequence ATGATTGAACATGAACTGGGGAACTGGAAAGACTTTATCGAAGGCATGCTTCGTAAATAA